The window ATCAGACTCGGGAGCAACTTGGACTTGCTGGTATTCTCCGAGCTGGTTTCCAGGGTCTGAATGTCGGTGAAGTTCATGTCCGTGTCATACTGCACAAAACGGAAACCCACCTGCCCATCGAGTTTTTTGCCACCCAGTTCTGTGACAAAATCGCTCTGGATGTAGGCTGCGTAGTTCTTCTCGTTGATGTTGAAGTTTTCCGTCAGGGAAACGTCGCTTCCTGTGGCGAGACCTGCGCCGATCGCGTTGTTGTAGATGTTGCGAACCGCATCCTTGTTTGCAGCGATGTAGTGCCCATCTACGACCACCCACTCACGCGGGACATCCGCTTTTCCGTCGAAAAATCCGGTGCTCAGGTGCTGCCACTCCGGGAAATTGCTCAGGGGTTGCCCAAGAATTCCGGTATCAGCGGTGCGCTGTGCCTCCGAAGCATCGCGATTGTCAAAACGCACACCAAAACTCACCTTCTCGATGAAATCAATATCGGGGGTCCATTCGCCGTCGAACTTGAAGTTGATCGCATCGCCCTTGAGTCGGTTACCGTTGTCATAGAGCTGCGCAACCGTCCACTGCGAGGGATCGGTAGTCGGGTTGTTTCCGCCAAAACTGAAGGCTGGCAGACCATCATCCGCATTAAAATCCACCGAAATCGAATCATAGACACGCTCCGTGCGCATCGCAAAGAAGTCACTGGTGAACTCACTGGTCTGGTAGGCAAGGTCCGCCATCAATTTGACGTTACTGCCGACATCCCACTTACCACTGATCGCGTACAGGTAGCTGTCCGTTTTTTCCTTGCTCTGATCCCCGCTCATGAAGCCATAGGGAAACCCGACAAACGGCCGTTCTTTCACGATGTTCGTGCCCGGAAAGAGCACCACGCTCGGGTTGTCACCCAAAGCACCCCACCAGTCGGCGAAGGAGAACAACAGGGAATTGAACGACTCGTTGCGGTAGCCGTTGTAGAACGCCTCAAACGTATACTCCGAGCGACCATCCTTCGGGGCAAACTGCAGCGACAGGTTGGCAGCAGGACGCTTGCGCTCACCCGTGAAATCATTTTGAAAAATCGCATCGCGAGACAACACGTAGGGAGTCGGAACTCCATTGATGTTCAGCGTCGCGCCTTCATGAAATGGCAGACCGGCTTCCAGTCCAGCTTCCCAGATTGGATTTTCCGCAACACGCCCATCTGTCAGAAAGATGCGCTCGTAGGGAACCCAACCCGGAGCGGGCTGATTCGTCATGAAGGGAACCATCGCACCCGGAGTCACATTCTGGTCGCGGTAGTTGGTTGTCGCATAGGAGATGTTGAAGAGCGCACCAAACTTGCCTGCATCCGTCTCCCAGGTATTCGAAATCAGTGCACTGAGGTTCGGATCCCACTCCTCCGCCTGCTCCTGATAGATGTACCGCGCCGCCAGGACAGATTTGAATCCGTCAAAGTAGAAGGGACGCTGCGTCTGAATATTGATGACACCCGCGATGCCCGACTCGATGAGTGAGGAAGAGCGCGTCTTGTAAATATCCACACGGTTAAGCAGTGAAGCCGGAATATCGGCCAATGCAACCGAACGTCCGGATGCCGTAAAGATGTCACGTCCGTTGATTGTGGTCGTGACGTCTGTCATCCCGCGAATGGTCACAGTCGACACTTCACCGGCTCCGCGGTTGGTCGTCTGCACACCTGTCACGCGCTGCAGGGCTTCCACCACATTGTTGTCGGGGAATTTTCCGATGTCTTCGGCGATGATGACATCCACCATCTGGTATTCTTCGCGTTTGATTTCAACGCCTTCGATCAAACTGTCACGAATGCCGTACACGACAAATTCCTGTAGATCATAGGTATCCTCATTGTTGATTTCCTGAGCCTGAAGTCCAACAACAGAGAACGCCGTCATCAGCAAGGAGAACGAAAAACCAAGGGTTTTCCTTCCCAGCGAAGCAATACCGCCATTCGGGTAGTCTAGCTTGGATATATTTTGGGTCATAGTAGTTTATTTGGGTTCACGATCTTTCGTGGGGATGAGGGAACCGATCAGCAGCATGGACTGCCCTCGTCATCCAACCCTACATGCGCAACTCACCGCCAACATCCGCCAAAAAAAAATTGGGCGACATACAGCCCGCTGCAAACGACAACATGCGTGCGCACGTTCCGATCAAATCGTATCAGCGAAACTGATTGATCTCAGGCTCATACCGATACCCGCCCTTTGCCATGTGTTGCTCCAGTTCGCTGCGCTCGATCCCGTGGTATGCACACAGCTCTTCCAAATCCTCCCGATGATTGCGTAGCTCCGTGTTCACAATCCCATACAGCAGTTCGGGGTCCCATTGCAGAAATCGAGTCCAATCCATGCTCGAAGCCAATGCAGTTGCGCGAATGCGTTCAAGCAGAAAGCTAGGTATTCACGCTGTCACAGCCGCCAGTCCACCCGATTGGAAGCGCAGGGCAACACCCGCCTGGATTCGCAATCCGGTCTCCATCGCACGATCATTAAAATCATAGGTGGATGTGTGGAGCTGTGGCCACGAGGAAGCTCCCGGCTCCCGGACCCCAAGCAGCCAGAAGCAGGCAGGAATCTGTTCCGCAAAAAACGCAAAATCCTCTCCCCCCATAGTGGGTGGAACCGGGACCCATGCGTCGCTTCCCACGACCTCACTTGCAACAGCAGCTACCAGACGCGTCGCTGCCACATGGTTCTTCAACACAGGATATCCGCTCTCGGCTTGCATCACAACTGCACGCGCTCCATGCGCACTGGCAATCCCCGACGCCATCGCCTGCATGCGCTGAAGCAGTTGATCACGGTGTGCAGGATCCAGGCAGCGAAGGGTGCCGCGCAGCACCACTTCTTCGGGGATGATATTGTAGGCACTGCCAGCATGTATCTGACAGATTGAAAGCACTGCGGAATCAAGCGGATCCGTCTCCCTCGACACCAGGGTCTGAAGCGCTGTGATCAATAACGCCGCAACCGGAACCGGGTCCACCGTTCGGTGAGGAAACGCTGCATGCCCCGCCCTGCCCTGAATGCAAATATCAAACGAATGCGTGCTCGCAAACGCAGCACCTTCCACCGCACCCGCCTGCCCCACTTCCAGCGTGGGCCAACCGTGCAGTCCAAAAATTGCCTCAACCGGAGGCTCCCTCAACACGCCTGCCTCGAGCATTTTGAGTCCACCAGCACCCCCTTCCTCAGCGGGCTGAAAGAGAAACTTCACCGGACCCGACAGGCGATCCGGACAGCGCGCCAGGACGCGAATGAGTCCTGCCATCAAGGCGCTGTGTCCGTCGTGCCCACAGGCGTGCATGCGACCCGGATGGGTCGATGCATAAGCAAGTCCACTTGCTTCGCTAATGGGCAACGCATCCATGTCGGCACGGAATGCTACACAAGGTCCCGACTTGTCGC of the Puniceicoccaceae bacterium genome contains:
- a CDS encoding DUF4250 domain-containing protein; this translates as MDWTRFLQWDPELLYGIVNTELRNHREDLEELCAYHGIERSELEQHMAKGGYRYEPEINQFR
- a CDS encoding M20 family metallopeptidase encodes the protein MKELNDDFLTQAVRDELDGVVDLRRRLHQIPELGYEEHATAALIQSFLEDVPGLELQTGVAGTGMVALLGGDKSGPCVAFRADMDALPISEASGLAYASTHPGRMHACGHDGHSALMAGLIRVLARCPDRLSGPVKFLFQPAEEGGAGGLKMLEAGVLREPPVEAIFGLHGWPTLEVGQAGAVEGAAFASTHSFDICIQGRAGHAAFPHRTVDPVPVAALLITALQTLVSRETDPLDSAVLSICQIHAGSAYNIIPEEVVLRGTLRCLDPAHRDQLLQRMQAMASGIASAHGARAVVMQAESGYPVLKNHVAATRLVAAVASEVVGSDAWVPVPPTMGGEDFAFFAEQIPACFWLLGVREPGASSWPQLHTSTYDFNDRAMETGLRIQAGVALRFQSGGLAAVTA
- a CDS encoding TonB-dependent receptor, which translates into the protein MTQNISKLDYPNGGIASLGRKTLGFSFSLLMTAFSVVGLQAQEINNEDTYDLQEFVVYGIRDSLIEGVEIKREEYQMVDVIIAEDIGKFPDNNVVEALQRVTGVQTTNRGAGEVSTVTIRGMTDVTTTINGRDIFTASGRSVALADIPASLLNRVDIYKTRSSSLIESGIAGVINIQTQRPFYFDGFKSVLAARYIYQEQAEEWDPNLSALISNTWETDAGKFGALFNISYATTNYRDQNVTPGAMVPFMTNQPAPGWVPYERIFLTDGRVAENPIWEAGLEAGLPFHEGATLNINGVPTPYVLSRDAIFQNDFTGERKRPAANLSLQFAPKDGRSEYTFEAFYNGYRNESFNSLLFSFADWWGALGDNPSVVLFPGTNIVKERPFVGFPYGFMSGDQSKEKTDSYLYAISGKWDVGSNVKLMADLAYQTSEFTSDFFAMRTERVYDSISVDFNADDGLPAFSFGGNNPTTDPSQWTVAQLYDNGNRLKGDAINFKFDGEWTPDIDFIEKVSFGVRFDNRDASEAQRTADTGILGQPLSNFPEWQHLSTGFFDGKADVPREWVVVDGHYIAANKDAVRNIYNNAIGAGLATGSDVSLTENFNINEKNYAAYIQSDFVTELGGKKLDGQVGFRFVQYDTDMNFTDIQTLETSSENTSKSKLLPSLMLRYDLTENLRARFSYSQTIRRPNFVDLNAAITYVEDVTNIGYGTATGGNPNLDPTESTNYDLALEYYFADEGAVYGTLFQRDIEGLVVGFRSRVNYEGYDYIISRPDNASDGELKGVEIGVVYFPQGLPDLLDGLGIQASYTILDSEQNIPITNDAGEVVGEDTTPFFAVSDSSYSVVLAYEKSSFSARLSYVWRDAFLNNYEAALFANPLGVYRRPESSMDFQFTYNVSDNFVLTFDATNITEELYQSYYEYEKTHNFGNSLYSRTFAVGARYSF